The nucleotide window TACTCCCCGCGAGATCGTCGTCGCCTTAGATAAATATGTGATCGGCCAGCAAAACGCCAAGAGGGCGGTGGCGATTGCCTTGCGCAACCGCTGGCGCCGTCAGCGGGTTGAGGAGGATTTGCGGGACGAGATCGCCCCGAAAAACATCATCATGATCGGCCCCACGGGAGTGGGTAAAACCGAAATCGCCCGCCGCCTTTCCAAACTGGCTCAATCCCCATTCCTGAAGATTGAAGCTTCCAAGTTTACGGAAGTAGGTTACGTCGGGCGGGATGTGGAATCAATGGTCCGGGACCTTACCGAACTGGCGGTCAACATGGTGCGGGCAGAAGAGACGGATAAAGTCCAGGTCAAGGCCCGGGAGAGTGCCGAAGAACGCATGCTGGACCTGTTGCTTCCTCCCCTCAAGAAAGAATCCGCGGAAGAAGAGAAAGCGGAAGAAATTGGGGATGACCCTGGTGAACCTTCTGCCGTAGGAGAAAAAACTCAAAATCTCCCCCGGCTGTCTTCACCCACCCGGGAGAAGCTCAGGCAGATGCTCCGTTCTGGAAAACTCGACGAACGGATCGTCGAGCTGGAACTGACCCAACGCAACCTGCCTATCGTAGAGATTTTTTCCAGCGCCGGGATGGAAGAGATGGACATCAACCTGAAGGAAATGTTCAGCAATCTCCTTCCCAAGAAGAGCAAGCGGCGGAGGGTCAAGGTCCCCGAAGGATTGGACCTGCTTACCGAAGAGGAGTCCCAGAGGCTGATTGACATGGACAAGGTGACCGGATTAGCGGTCGAGCGCGTGGAACAAGGAGGGATTATCTTCCTGGATGAGATCGACAAGATTGCCGGGCGAGAGACTACCCACGGGCCGGATGTGTCCCGGGAGGGAGTTCAGCGGGACCTTCTACCGATCGTAGAAGGGACGACCGTAACTACGCGCTACGGAATGGTGAAAACCGATCATATCCTCTTCATCGCTGCGGGCGCTTTCCATGTTTCCAAACCCTCGGACTTGATTCCGGAGCTGCAGGGTCGATTCCCCATCCGGGTGGAGTTAGATTCCTTGAGCCGGGATGATTTCATCCGCATTCTTACCGAACCCAAGAACGCCCTGATCAAGCAGTACATGGCCCTCTTGGCCACCGAGTCCATCAACTTATCTTTCACCGGGGAGGCCATCGCTGAAATTGCCGAGCTCGCCACCTTGGTGAATCAGCGCACTGAAAATATCGGCGCCCGTCGTCTGCATACCATTTTGGAAAGACTTTTGGATGAAATCTCTTTTGATGCCCCTGATCGGGCAGAAAAAAATATTTTATTGGATGCCCAATACGTCCGGGATAAACTTAGTGAGATCATCAAGGATGAAGACTTGAGCAGGTATATTCTGTAAGCACAGTTACGAGTTGCGGGTTTCGAGTTAAAAAAATTATAAGGAAAAGAAAGATGCAGAATT belongs to Deltaproteobacteria bacterium and includes:
- the hslU gene encoding ATP-dependent protease ATPase subunit HslU, encoding MSNEPKDADELRHLTPREIVVALDKYVIGQQNAKRAVAIALRNRWRRQRVEEDLRDEIAPKNIIMIGPTGVGKTEIARRLSKLAQSPFLKIEASKFTEVGYVGRDVESMVRDLTELAVNMVRAEETDKVQVKARESAEERMLDLLLPPLKKESAEEEKAEEIGDDPGEPSAVGEKTQNLPRLSSPTREKLRQMLRSGKLDERIVELELTQRNLPIVEIFSSAGMEEMDINLKEMFSNLLPKKSKRRRVKVPEGLDLLTEEESQRLIDMDKVTGLAVERVEQGGIIFLDEIDKIAGRETTHGPDVSREGVQRDLLPIVEGTTVTTRYGMVKTDHILFIAAGAFHVSKPSDLIPELQGRFPIRVELDSLSRDDFIRILTEPKNALIKQYMALLATESINLSFTGEAIAEIAELATLVNQRTENIGARRLHTILERLLDEISFDAPDRAEKNILLDAQYVRDKLSEIIKDEDLSRYIL